In Roseofilum capinflatum BLCC-M114, the DNA window AATGACAATCACTTCGGGCATGTGGTTTTCCACAGCTTCAATCATCACTTGATGCTGAAGTTCAGGACGGGCCACTTGCATCCGTCGAGCGCGACCGATCGCCGGATGGGGAATATCGCCATCACCCGCAATTTCATTAGAAGTGTCAATGATGACCACGCGCTTATCCAGTTCATCCGCCAATACCCTGGCAATTTCGCGCAAAGCTGTCGTTTTACCGACACCAGGACGACCGAGCATGAGAATAGATTGCCCGCGCTCGACTAAATCCCGAATCATGCCAATCGTACCAAATACGGCTCGACCCACCCGCAAGGTTAAGCCAATAATGTCCCCGGTACGATTGCGAATGGCACTGATCCGATGTAAAGTTTGTTCGATTCCCGCCCGGTTATCGCCGCCAAAGTGACCGACGCGATCTAAACAGTATTGAATCTCTTCGCGACTGACGGGGGTATCAGTAACATACTCGGCTTTTTTGGGAAAGCGAGCTTCGGGGAGCCGACCTAAATCTAGGACAATTTCAATCAGTTGGGCGCAGTTTTCATGGGCTTCTAAGGTTTGGCGAATGGTTACCGGTAAAATATCGAGCAATTGTTTTAAGTCGTCGGCCATATCCTTTGAGGGTTGTTTGGCGATTTGAGGGTTTGCGGATTCCGGCATCCGAGGCAGTTCAAAAGCGTTCATAAAATCAGGATTTGATAAGGGATAGGATTGGCTTACGAGGGCAGGGGTTTGAGTTGGGAGACTAGGGTATGGGCTAACTCAACTCCTGCCCACAGAAGGTCAGGATGGTCTTCTAGATGGGGATAGGCCAATCCCTGGGAGGATTGATCCGTTGGGCTTTCGGATGGTTCCAAGGGTTCCAAAATGGGCGAGAGTAGGACGCGAGCATAGCTACCATAGGCAACACCTATAATGGGAGATTTTGGATCGTTCCCTGGGTATGAGTTCGATCCAAGCTTGTTTGTCTCTAGGGTTCCCAAGAGTCCTAAGCTTCTGAGCTTGGGAACCGTATAGTCGTTCGTTCCACCTGCTAGTTGTAAGGCTCCTGGAAAGCCGGAGTCGATGACTTTTTGGGCGAGTTTGATGGTGCGGTGGGTGGTTGCGGAGCTGATGTCCCCACTCATGGGACGACCATCGAGTTGCCAGATTACAGGGCAGGACAGGGGTTGAACGAGTTCATAGAGAGACCAAAGATAGTCGATGAGGCGATCGCCGTCTGGACAGCTAATGGCGATTAACCGCAGGGATGCCGCGTGGGGTTGAATCGCTTGCCAAAGACGTTTGAAGTCTGTATAATGGGAGGTCTGGGTATGAATTTCTAGCGCATCAATGCCTTGTTCAATCAGTTGAGGCACAAGGGTTTGAGGCGTGGAAATGTAGGAGCGAGTCACAATCCGGTTGTGGGGACAAACGGGTACACACCGGCCACAACCATAGCAGCGTTGGTCAATTACACCGACCTCTGGATGAATCGCCAGTTGAATGGCTTGGGCAGGGCAAACCCGTTCGCAGGGCCGAGGACAGTCTGATGGACAATCAGAGGGGTCAAATTCGGCTTTACGAAAATGGGGATCTTCTCCGTCGTTCAGGCTGGCCATGATTAGGGGATCGTGGTCTTTACCGGGTTGACCGAGTTGACGTTGCCAGGTTTTGGTTTTGAGAGCGCGAGCGGCAGAGATAGCCTCTTGCGCTACAGCAATAACAGCCGGATCGGCCGCCACATCAATGCAGTCGGCTCCCGCTAGGGTATAAGCCAACGTCAGATTCCGAATGGCAGGGATATGTTGATAACTGGCCCCGCAGATAAGCTTGAACCAGCGATGATCCCGGATTGAGTTTAGGGCAGGGTACAGTTGAGTCACCCTTTTAAGATAAGGCCTTGTGGCCAAAATGGGGAGGTTTACAGTCACAATAGAATGGGGAATAGGGAATAGGGAATAGGCCTTGGTAAAAAGTTAAGGTTGTCGGTGAGGGGGAGGCAATAGGCAATAGGCAATAGGCAATAGGGGGGAGGCAAGAGGCAAGAGGCAAGAGTCCATAAATCGTGTGAGCTAATTTGTTTAACTCTAGATTCCAATTTCAGCTCATTGAGATCTAGAGTTAAGGTGAGATTATTTGTATTATACCAGTAATACAATATATTACAAGTAATTAGTAATGGCTAATCGGAGATCCTCCCCATCCCTACCGAGATGTGTTTTCCAGGGCTTGTAAATAATCTAGGGCAGCTTCCAGGCGATCGCCATATCCTTGGGCAAAACTCTCAAACCAGAACCCCTCATCCGAATAGGGGTCGAGCCGAGCTAACCATTCCCTGGCGCGGGGTGTGAGGGCTTTTCGTTGTTGACGGCGGAGTTTTTCCTCCCGCTCTGCGGCTTCTCGTTTTTGGCGCTCAA includes these proteins:
- the ldpA gene encoding circadian clock protein LdpA; translation: MTQLYPALNSIRDHRWFKLICGASYQHIPAIRNLTLAYTLAGADCIDVAADPAVIAVAQEAISAARALKTKTWQRQLGQPGKDHDPLIMASLNDGEDPHFRKAEFDPSDCPSDCPRPCERVCPAQAIQLAIHPEVGVIDQRCYGCGRCVPVCPHNRIVTRSYISTPQTLVPQLIEQGIDALEIHTQTSHYTDFKRLWQAIQPHAASLRLIAISCPDGDRLIDYLWSLYELVQPLSCPVIWQLDGRPMSGDISSATTHRTIKLAQKVIDSGFPGALQLAGGTNDYTVPKLRSLGLLGTLETNKLGSNSYPGNDPKSPIIGVAYGSYARVLLSPILEPLEPSESPTDQSSQGLAYPHLEDHPDLLWAGVELAHTLVSQLKPLPS